From one Pecten maximus chromosome 8, xPecMax1.1, whole genome shotgun sequence genomic stretch:
- the LOC117333071 gene encoding beta-1,3-galactosyl-O-glycosyl-glycoprotein beta-1,6-N-acetylglucosaminyltransferase-like, which produces MPLSFGSARGVILGLTVFCQLVFIGLIWDSLKVNTKVALTSNSCNTRGLLSSDDNSDDSSHNSFSMRSLSDEEKLIEMCRIRPNSHVNCRSLFTGDAAAIKSAKNTSHEKRISGNCSLDNLVNSCKVLIKSHGYLTDRTVLSKEELDYPLAFAIKMHKSTDQAEQLLRLIYRPHNVYCLYIDKKASQKVFDIMNKLAACFHNIFIIHERIDIIYASLSHVLAELQCMHELLARAVTWKYYINLTGQELPLRTNLEMVKILKALQGTNDIESFLFPKHLKFRVQKHFAVVRGLLKEDKNATKDDFSFNITLRKGSAYGMFRREFVEFLHEDDVAQKFIHWLNDSLSPEETIWATLNGLPWAPGGYSLETSHASSTFLSRAVIWTWDKPHCFGRFSRSVCIFGIGDLPWLSSRPHIIANKFDRLYDPIAPDCMEELIRNRTKYEEKGLQQMDWYFYRNLPHVKYYTNLTKQEKSMAFLSKKRDYWTKQQQSTYLNRLQRS; this is translated from the coding sequence ATGCCTTTGTCATTTGGATCTGCGCGCGGGGTTATTCTCGGATTGACTGTTTTCTGTCAACTGGTATTTATAGGTCTGATATGGGACTCACTCAAGGTCAACACCAAGGTCGCCTTAACGTCCAATAGCTGTAATACACGGGGCCTGCTTTCGTCTGATGATAATAGCGACGACTCTTCTCACAACTCCTTCTCAATGAGAAGTCTTAGTGACGAGGAGAAACTAATAGAGATGTGCAGAATCCGTCCAAACTCCCATGTTAACTGCAGGTCGCTGTTCACGGGAGACGCCGCTGCAATAAAATCAGCGAAAAATACGAGCCACGAAAAACGTATATCCGGAAATTGTTCTTTGGACAACTTAGTGAATTCATGTAAAGTACTGATTAAATCTCATGGCTACTTGACCGACAGGACTGTTCTCAGCAAAGAGGAGCTAGACTACCCTCTAGCATTCGCCATTAAAATGCATAAATCGACCGACCAGGCCGAACAACTCCTCCGCCTGATATACCGGCCTCAcaatgtctactgtctatatattgACAAGAAAGCCAGTCAAAAAGTGTTCGACATCATGAACAAACTAGCCGCCTGTTTCCATAATATCTTCATCATTCATGAACGCATTGATATCATTTACGCAAGTTTATCACATGTTTTGGCCGAATTGCAATGCATGCACGAACTTTTGGCGAGAGCAGTTACGTGGAAGTACTATATTAACCTAACGGGACAGGAATTACCACTGAGGACAAATCTGGAAATGGTGAAAATTCTTAAAGCTCTTCAGGGAACAAATGATATTGAAAGTTTCTTATTTCCGAAGCATTTGAAATTTCGTGTTCAAAAGCATTTTGCAGTTGTAAGAGGCCTTTTAAAGGAAGACAAAAATGCCACTAAGGACGATTTTTCTTTTAACATCACTTTACGTAAAGGCAGCGCATATGGGATGTTTCGAAGGGAATTTGTAGAATTTCTCCATGAAGATGATGTTGCACAAAAGTTCATTCACTGGCTGAATGATTCGCTGTCGCCAGAGGAGACGATATGGGCAACATTAAACGGTCTCCCTTGGGCCCCAGGGGGTTATTCCCTGGAGACGAGTCACGCATCTAGTACGTTCTTGTCACGTGCTGTAATATGGACCTGGGACAAGCCCCATTGTTTTGGCAGATTTTCGCGGAGCGTGTGTATATTTGGAATAGGTGACCTTCCATGGCTGTCGTCCAGACCACACATTATCGCCAACAAGTTTGACCGATTGTACGATCCCATTGCACCGGATTGCATGGAAGAATTGATACGGAATCGGACAAAGTATGAAGAGAAGGGTCTGCAACAAATGGACTGGTACTTTTATCGAAACCTTCCCCATGTAAAGTACTATACTAatctaacaaaacaagaaaaatcaATGGCGTTTTTGAGTAAAAAAAGAGACTATTGGACAAAACAACAGCAGTCCACATATTTAAACAGGTTACAGAGAAGTTAA